Within Vicia villosa cultivar HV-30 ecotype Madison, WI linkage group LG1, Vvil1.0, whole genome shotgun sequence, the genomic segment GTGAGTTTATATATAGAAAGAGAAAGTCAGAATATATATATACGATGAGTTAATATATTAGAGCTTATGGCACGAGGTGATAATAAGCTTAACTTAATGGGGTGCTGTTTAAGGACAAGTATCTTATACACGGCCACTGCACTATATGTAACTATGCAACAACAATAGGGGGTCTAAGTCTATCGCTTAGCCTTTTTTTTATTGGGGTTTCAATATAATGTTTTCTGATGTATGTAATGTTATCTTTTTGATAGGTATTATTTATAGCAAATTATATATGGATGAATTGTAGAACACTGCATGTTTTAAAACTTTTGATAGCAAATATGATTAATACATAATTACATATCAAAAGAACACAATAGCTAATTTTTTTTCTGGTAATAGTAGTATAATTTGACTAAAAAATCTAAAGCTTTTTGAAGAATAATAAATAACAAGGGTAATCTTGCCAATTCTATGTAATTGAAGGCTTGTTCTTGAATTCgttctctctcacacacacacaaggCACACTCACATATGCACACTCAATGGTCTCTTTCAAGTACTTTCATATCTTATTATTTGAATTTCTTAAAGAACTATTTAGTATAAAGCTGATGAAGTTTAACAGCATTCATATAAGCAAAGTAAAAGATACAATATATGTGGGCTTACAATTTCAGTTGTGTCCACTCTAGTCCCAATTATCTTTAGTCTCACTTCACTATCTTTCTGGATCTTAACCTGCAAAAAAACCAAATGATCACTGCCAAAAACATAGAAGAAAAAACATTATATTGAACCCCTAAAAAGAACAAGTTGCTCTCTTCTTCTCCAATGAGAAGAAGGTGTCATAAATTATACATACTGATCCATCTGAAGTAGTATAGTTTGGCATGTCTCCAGactggaatatatatatatatatacacacacacacacacacacacacactttcaATACCACAAATTTATCCTACCAAAGAGCATTCATTGAAAAGCTACTTACATACAAGCTTACACACAAGTTATCTTTGGACAATTTCATATGCATTTGGATTTGGTGCAGTATATGTGTCACGCAGTTTTGATTTCGACTCTGATCTCAAATTAATGGTCTAGGTTGATTTTAAGCAGAATTTGTTACAGTGTAATCTAAACTGTCATATCTCATATTAACGGCCGAGATTGAAAACCGCATCATATCCTAGTCTGTCTTAGATGCAAGTTGAAGCTTTTGAAGTCCGTTGATTCATCCCAAGCATGATCACTATTACAGTAACATCATCATGGTACTTTCTTCTCCTCCCGGCCGGAATATTCATCAACTCTTCCATGCTAAAACCTGCACGAGGTTTACTCGTCAACACAGCGCATAACAATCTATATATTAGTGCATGTAAACTTAAAATTTAGCTTAAGATATTGAAAAACTGACCTGCAGAATCAGCTGCTCTAGCTACAAGTTGCTCAATGAGAAACTTTGCAGGATCACCAAAAGGATTCCTTAAGATGTAAGATTCAACAAGTTTCACCACCTCTTCATTGCTGAAGAAGTCGAACAGTCCATCACTCCCTACTATAACAAATTGATCAGAGTTTGAGATTTTATGGACATTTAGTGATGGTTGAGTGGAAACATATGGTGGGCTCGTAAGGTCGCGAACTCTAAGGATTCCCATCAAAGCATCATTCAGACTTTTCTACAATGGAATGATAATAAACACGGGCCTAAGTGTTTGAAAGAgtttatgaaaatatatttaagacATGCTGTTTTTAACCACATTTCTTCTTGAAACGATTAGTTAAACTGTTTATCGAAATACACTGAAAAAAGTAAAAGAGAATACAAAGTACAAACCTTTTTTAAGTAGCCAACTCCAAATGCGCGAGTAACCTTCAATTTGCCTTTCACTTTTCCTGCTATGACGACCTTAGGACCCTACCAATGGAACTACTAAATAAATAACTTCCAGGAACCAAGTATTATAAGACAAGAAACTAAAAAAAGGTTTGGAGAGTTATCTTTACATTTTTCAACAGAACACATCATTTAAAATCTACAAGTTGATATTTATTCATCTGGAGGTGTATTGACAACAATGCAAATTTCCACCCAACTCTTTAAAAATATACTTATATTATAATGGATACGAAGATATTGTTGAGAAATGATATAAAGTGAAGCAAAATACATACTTCTAGAAAACCAAAACACATCAAAAGAGATCTATACTAAACGACTAACAAGTTTACTTTCCAACTGTACCCTTACTTCCACAATACACAACAATATTGCTATCATAATATTGAGGAAAATGTGAGGTGTTTGGTTATAATAGATGCACATAAACACAAAAACTAGAAAATCCCAGAAAGGATATAGAACCGCACATATCCAATTAGATTATCAAAAACCCAAAAACGAAAGAGTAAAATCAGTGAAATCAAAAAACAGAATCACACAAAACAAAACCATTACCCCCAATTTGGTACTCCCTTCACCAGCTAAATTGAGATTCTATCTTTGATAGTCATTGTCATCATAATCCATGAGTGTATCCCTTAAACATACAAGTGAATCAGACTAGAGAAACGCTATCAGAAACTTTCATAAACACACACTATTAAAAATAGAATTGTATTGTATTACACTATGAGAACCCTATAtccaaagccaaaaaaaaaaagttggacATGAAAGTACCAGAATAATTAAGTCTAGAGATGCTACCTCCCTCCATTCGGCGAGGAAATCCAGCTTCTTTCGATTTCACCTATTCTTCAATCTTCTACTGCATCAACAACTCGTTCATTATGAGCGTAAAGTGAACATTCAAACAACTCGTTCATTGGGAGTACCAAAAAATATTCATCTTAGAATAGATGAAACCATTGCAAAATAAGTGAATATATGAAACCATCGCAAcctaatttcaaaaatattcaatCATATATTGATCAACAAACCCTAATGTTCTACTCTTAAATATTAAACTCTAATGTTCTACCTAAAAGATTAAACcctaaattgaagaaaaaaacacTAACCAATTAGTCAGGTTTCTTCATCGTGCACGTCGTTAAGCTGTGAAATGAGCGAATGAGCTATGCGATGAGAGTAAGAGTTTCGCTGAAATGAGTTGTGCAATGAGAGAAGGGTGCATGCGATGAGTTGATCGATGGATGATTTTGGGTTTCGGTGAAATGAGTTTCGATGAGTTGATCGATGGATGAAATTGAGTTTTAGAATAAAATGGGTTTTGTGAAATGAAAATGATCGGTGAAAATGAATCTGGTTAATTTGATAACATGTTTAGATATTTTATTCACCTAATGTcacatattaatttattaataatgttaataataaataatgttCAAATGTTATTCACGTAATATATATCACACATTATATTCACCAAATATGTCACACATTAATATTAATAAcgtttaaattatttgttaatatgtcacacaattaaataatgagttataaaattaaatatttttttaatttatataaatttactCCCATTTTTAGTTTAATGGGAGTAATTgaaatttgattataataatattcttaatttaaacccgttttttaaaaaaagggtGTATATGGTCACCTGATTAtacttaaaataacattttatttataaaattgccACCATATTTCTTATTTACAcccatttttttaaatattgggtgtaaattttaaaattatattgttcatTTTGCACTAGTGCTTCTACCAAACCCTCAACTAGAAACATCTGTATTATCAATAAGGTAAACCATTTACTCACTCATCCATTAATTTGATCAAGAATATTCCATCATTATTCATATGAACCTTTTTCTGGCAGCCTTAATACATGTTGGATGGTCTATACGATCTCAGTTGGTCTCGGTGGTGCCATAAGGTCAGTGATTGACAATAAATTTAGCTTTCATAACTTTTACTTGTAACACAAGTTTTGTTACTTCTTAACTTCGATTTTTCTTAACTTAATGGTTTCATACTGTGAAGCACAAGAGTGTCAAACGAATTAGGTTGTGGCAATGCACAAGGCGCGGTTTTAGCTCTCCGCGTGATGATTGTAATTGCCATAGTCGAGGGTATAGCAATACTATCGGTTACCATTTTGGTAAGAAATGTTTGGGGAAAGCTGTATagcaatgaagatgaagttatcaAATATGTTGCCAAGATGATGCCTCTGCTAGCACTGTCTGATTTCCTAGACGGTTTCCAGTGTGTGCTTTCTGGTAAAATCGAACTTGACTCGAGTGCTATTGTTGGATTCGACTTTGATTTAAGTTGAATAACAAATGGTTTTGGTTGAACAGGAAGTGCTAGAGGTTGTGGTTGGCAGAATGTATGTGCATTTATAAACCTTGGTGCTTATTATGTTGTTGGAATTCCTTGTGCTATCTTATTTGCCTTTGTGTTCAATATTGGAGGGATGGTGAGTTTTGTTTCTGATTGTTAAGGAAAGTGTCTGTGTTTTTGTGCATTGGCGCTGGTAACTATTAATTGAAAAATGTTATTGGAAGTAGGGACTTTGGATGGGAATCATATGTGGACTTAGTGTTCAAGGAATAGCATTGATTACAGTGAATGCATGTACAAATTGGGACAGAGAGGTAACTAACAAACATTTAATCAATGAAACACAACACGGGCGCTAACACGTCAAGAgcggtaataatttgaaaaaaataataaattaaagatAATAAATATCAGGGCTATCTCGCATTCAATAGATATTTTGTTGGCAATAATAAAAATGACCAAGTGATGTATTTGATTCATGCAGGCTAGGAAAGCAGTTCACGTGAATCAGAAAACCGAAGTAATGACATAACACATACAGAAGATATTTCTCCCTCGGAAAGCTTCTTTGTTATTGTAGAAGATTATCATGTTTGGGTAGTAGTTCTTTATTGTATTATAATAACCTTATTAATCAAAGAAATATCAATCTCTGCTATATTTAAAATAAACTCTACTAAGACTctattttagagttgaaaaggTCAAAAATATACTAAtactttttttattagtttttttcttAAACTATTGATTTTAAGGATCTGTTTACATTAGTACGTTatgaagaaaaaattattttattagttatttattatattttagtatatttaattaattaattagaaataaaataataattttttaaaatactatatgataaattattttattttattttcatatatatttgaatatttttttattttatagttaaattctattaaaaatcttaacatttattttatttaaataacatatattttgataaataattaaactaaaatctaaaataTGATAATTAACATTTATATAAATAGACTAATTGTAGCTGCATTTAAACCTACTCATTTCACCGCTTTTGTAATCGTCATTTATAGAAAATCTAATATTTCTTTTGCTTTCTTTCATCACCTTCTGCactaacaattggtatctagagctctggTTCGGATCCACAGAGAAATACGAGAAACACAAGTGAAACAGTGAGGcgttgtgtgattgattttggttCTTGTATTCATGTTGAATCTTGGACAAAATTGGAACAAAATCACATTTTCTTATTCTGCGGGATTGGAAAACATTGTGTTTCGTGAGATCTGAGTGACTTGCACAAGGTTAAAATGAGTGAAATTAATTTGAATACAAAACTTCCGGTGCTTGGTGGAAAAAAATGGAATAAGTGGATGATTCAAATGTGAGTGTTGTTCGGTGCTCAAGATGTTATTGAGCTTGTTACCGAAGGTTGTGTCTTGGTTGCAGCGGATGCGACGGAGGAACAAAGAGAAACGCATAGAGAAACAAGGAAGAGAGATcagaaggcgttgttcttcatccatcagtgtgtgtaTGTGAATGTGTGTTGGGAAAATCGTTGATTCGACGATGTCGAAGGAGGCGTAAAGCACACTGATCAGATGTTACTGTGGTGACGcgtcagtgaagaaggtgaagcttcagtccctgagaaagcaatatgagaatctcaacatgaagaacaacgaGAAGGTATCTGAGTACATCTCCAaagtgattttgatcactaatgagatgaaagcttgtggagaaaccatttctgaacaagtaatcatagagaaggtgTTGAAGtctcttactcctcaatttgatacATTGTTGTAACAATTGagcattctaaagatctggacaccataagagttgcaaagcagtatAGAGGCGCAAGAATTGCGTCTGACTGAAAGAACTTCTAAGAGGAAAGTTGAGCaggtcctaaaagcttcctttgtcaagaaggaccagaagcattctTGGTCAGAAGCCAAGAATAGACGTGGTGATGGATTCCAGAAGTCAGAAACCTCTATGTTTGATCAGAATAAACATAAAAAGGGAAAGgagaagtttgacaagaagaatgttCAATGTTACTATTGTAAGTAGTTTGACCACTTTGCTAAAGATTATTGGTCAAATAAGGGAAGGAAAtaagaagaagcaaatatagccagaggatATTCTGATGATGAATTTGTTATCAATCCATcataaataaatcataaattaGATTCTGACTCTGATGGTGAGGATATGGATGCTGGAACTTTCAAACAGTTGGTTAGTtttctaaggtatttgtgtaatatcaAACCTGATATTTACTATGCAGTTGGAATGGTTAGTAGGTTcgtgagtaaacctaagtggtcccattaccaagctgctgtcaagATTCTGAGGTATATCAAGGAAACTCTGAAGTATGGAGTACTATTCACTTCTGGAAGAAAAACAGATTCAGAGTTGATGAGTTACTCTGATTCTAATTGGTGTGGAGATAGAGTTGATAGAAGAAGTACTTTTGGATACTTGTTTAagtttctgggaggtcctatttcttggtGTTCCAAGAAGCTGCCTGTTGTTGCACTATAAATGTGTGAATGTGAGTACATTGCAGGTGTTGTAGTTGCATGTCAAGCTGTTTGGCTTCTGAATCTATTGCAGGATCTGAAAAATCAAAGTAGATAAGCctttgaagctgatgattgataacaagtctgcaatcaatcttgccaagaaccCCATACTACACaggagaagcaagcatattgagactaagtatcattttctAAGAAGTCAAGTCCAAAACGGAGTACTAGAAGATGTGCACTGCAACACCCAGAAGCAgctggcagatgttctgacgaaggcaatcAAGACGAATCAATTTCTTCTCTTAAGGGATGTAATTGGTGTTGTTAGTTTTTGTATAGGAAATCCTAAATTAATGGATGGTATCGAAGGATAATTTAGTATTTTAGTATGTTGCCTATGTGGCCCTAGTTTTCTGTGTATAAATAGACTAGTTGTGGATGCATTTAAACCTAATCATTTCACAGCTTTTGTAGCCGTCATTTACAGAGAATATAATATTCCTTTTGCTTTCTTTCATCACCTTGTGCACTAACAATATAGACTAGGTTTTCAATGCATATACCTTGTATTCATTTTTAGTTTATATAGTTTGTGTATATATGTAATGGAAATTACATGAAATAAAAACACAACAACTATTCCTATTTTACTACATATTTTCTTATATGGTATCAGTATTGTTTTCTGGTTAATATCCCTCGATTTgcctttttcttcttcatccatacCCTTATTTTCATCTGTCACCATGCCTGAAAATTCGCCCATCACTGATCATTCTACAACAAACCCAAACATAGATCCTTATGTTATTCACCATTCAGATAATCCTTCAATTGTCCTTGTTACCCATTTACTTACTGGTGATAACTATGGTTCATGGAGTCGTGAAGTAACAGTGTTACTTTGTGCCAAAAATAAATTAGGTTTTGTTGACAGGTCACTGAGGCCCAacggattttatttcttggtaaTCATCAATAATAGCGTCTAACAAGAACATATATAATGTCATGATCAATATGAATACATTAGTGTCGTATATCTACACCTAACACCAACAAAAGAGAATTTAGCTAGCTTACTTATTGTAGCTTTACAATGATGATTGCGATGATTTCTCGACCGGATAGAGCTTCcaccttgattcttcaatatctCTCTTGGAAATTTCCACCTCAACTGTCTCTCGTGGTACATAAATACAAACTATTACAATGTGACTACATCACtaataaaatatgaattaaatataGAATGAACTGGATGAGAACTCTATTTATAGAGTTTTTTCTGTATCCTCGCTTGGAAAAGTCTTTGACTCTCTTAGCAATTTTTTCTTCAACTTGTCCCACTTGTTCTTGTTGAACTTGTGACTCCTTACACAAGAGAACGTAAATTGTGGTGGTTTGAAAAACTTTGGTTGAAAACAAATTCATTTGAaaaatcagagtttgaaaatattttaaaacaaacaagTGATTAAGCAGTAGATAACCAAAGGAAAgactataaaataaaaagataagggATAGAGATGATATTTATACAAGTTTGACCTAAGTTGACATACTCTTATCCCAAATAATTATGTTAGACGATAGGCTACGATTTAGAGGGGGTAAATAGATCGCAaatgaaaatttattattaaaattatgttttaaaaaatgtttaacTATGGTGCACGGAAATAATCCCGAATCGACAATCGTTTATCCCGAACCGTTATCAAAAAGACCGGATATTCGTTAAACGATTGAACAAATACGTAAGATGAGAAAAACAATCAATATATTTTCAGCAAATACGTTTGAATAAAAATCACACAATAGTAGTTAATTTCTaatgaaataagaaaaaaaatcaactatAGCAATTTATTGATCACTTGATGTGCAATCTATTAAACTCAGATTTTCTTTGACTTAGTTGATATGAGAAACCAATTACAATCTTGTAGAttgcaatcaaataaacaaaaacaattttaaattttagaCAAAGAAATCATCTCTATGTATAGATTGCACAATCAACGGTTTCACAATTTGCAAGTAAACacaatagagagagagagagagagagatttgttTAGGCAATTCCCCAATCAACCTCGTTATGggtacatctgcccccaattctaaaGTAATTAAGATAATGAAAATTAAACTTTGCAAATGTAGTTTACAGGAGAAAAAAGTAGCGATCCAAACCCCATGGTTGATGTTGATCCTATCTTCTATCCTCTGGTTACTGTTACTCTTTCGACAAAACCCCCGTTCTTCAAAGATTTCACTTGGCTGAATCAAAATTGCTAATGTATCGTGACCCAAGATTAGCGAAGTGATCCTTCAGTTACCATTACTCTTTTGACATAAACGTCTTTCTTCAAAGCTCTCACTCGGTTGAATTCAAATTATGCAATCTTGTGAAAAAAAACCCAAATCAATCCTTGATcttgaagaaaaccctaattggatTTATCTTGAAACCCCCAAAGAATTCTCAACCCAATCCTAAATTGAACCTTCTCAACCTAAATCTAGATGACACcaacaaaaatgattatgtgtaattgttgtgTCTATGCATAgaaagaggttgaagatgatgaacaatgcTTTGTATATTTTTAGTTTCAATGTTTaagaaatgatgcatgaatggtATTTATATGATGTGCGTTAAGTGAGAAACATAATAGAAAAAATAGACTGGCAGATTGGCAGCAACGTCGAGACGGAGTGCCACATGGAATCCGAGACCCCCCCACACCCAGTCGTCCGCCTGCCATATACCTATACTGGCCACTGTCGCAAATTTATCCAAACAAACATCGAACAAATCAGGAAAGACGTCCTTGATGATTCCTAAATGAGTCCAATTATCAAACCAAAACAGAGTATTTGCCCCGTCTCCCAAAATGATATGACAATTATTGATTAAAGTTCTATCTTGTTCTTTCTTAACCAAAATCAAGATATCCTTCCATCAAACCGACCCTTTACCGCTGTAGTAAGCACTTACTGTTGACAGAAAATTGAAGTTCAACAAATCGTATCTAGCCTTTAAAACGTTATTCCACAAAGATTCCCCCCTATAGTAGTTCTCTAAATCCACTTGAATAACAATACTTTATTAAACTCCGCGACTTTCTTCATTCCTAAACCATCACTTCCCGACGACTCATACACCTTGTCCCAACAGACCCAATGAACCTGATTCCTATCTTCTGTTTCCCCAGAGGAATCTACTGTGTATCTTCATTATTTCCTTACATATTGCATAAGGAGCTTTGTAAAACGACATCTGAAAGATAGAAACACTACAGAGAACCGACTTAAGTAAAGTAACTTTCCTGCCGAAATTGAGAATCTACCATTCCATCAAGAGAGCCTAGATTTCAGCTTGTTAATCAAAGGATTCCAAGAAGAAACGCGCCTTGGATTAA encodes:
- the LOC131643284 gene encoding protein DETOXIFICATION 16-like isoform X3, producing the protein MGSALETLCGQAYGAKQYHMLGVHTQRAIIVLLGLSIPLSFIWFYTSNILIAFGQNHEISSQAGIFNRWMIPGLFAYAIIQCLNRFLQTQNNVFPMLITSGITTLVHVVFCLVFVFEYEFGIKGAALAISLSYWVNVFMLVIYINSSTACASTWIGVSKEALNDVLSFLKLALASAVMICLEYWSFEMVVLLSGLLPNPQLETSVLSISLNTCWMVYTISVGLGGAISTRVSNELGCGNAQGAVLALRVMIVIAIVEGIAILSVTILVRNVWGKLYSNEDEVIKYVAKMMPLLALSDFLDGFQCVLSGSARGCGWQNVCAFINLGAYYVVGIPCAILFAFVFNIGGMGLWMGIICGLSVQGIALITVNACTNWDREARKAVHVNQKTEVMT